The Ananas comosus cultivar F153 linkage group 24, ASM154086v1, whole genome shotgun sequence DNA window agaattaaaatttaaagtttaaaattttaaatttaaaatattaatttaaatttaaactttaaaattcaaaattcaaaatctaaatatgaaatttaaaatttaaaatatatatttaaaatttaaattttaaaatttaaatagaatttaaaatttaaaatttaaaatttaaaatttaaaatttggcaattcaaaattttaagttaaaattttaaaactaatatTCTGAAAGAATTTAGGACTATTGGAGgggtaaatttataattttatatagcaTAAAAGATAATCCGTTATTTGTAATACAAGATATACAGATTGCATgaaccaaatataataattctgATAAAATTATCTGTAATCCTGACAGAATAATTCGTACCAAACATGTCCTTTGCATAGTTATCAGACTCCTCGAAATGGTGAGTTTTTTAAAGTTGGTGGCGTCCTCCATAATCAATCAAAGAGATGGGAATTGAATCATTAGAAAACAAAATCATTCAATGTCTCTCTCAATCATTCATCAACACAATCACAATCACTATCAAACACAGTAAAGGGAATGAGATAGAGCATTATCTATGATGATTACTtaagcgtttggttaggggataggaataggaataggtCCTTATCcctcctttatacccaaacgctaattttttattcgagaatagtagttcttggTTATCTCCACCAATacctttattttctatataaaactacctaaaatTGTTTTTATCCCTaggaacaatccaattttcatccaaacactatttttcttatccccacacttgtacctatccctgtaatagctaattcttgcttataccGAAACCAAACGGTACCAGGATTCGACACATGCACCCAAACCCCTCCATGGACCATggtcctctatttttttttttttttgtaaggataaacttcaaatatcatcccaATAGTTTCAtaatttctcattttagtaacatatagtttaaaatatattaatttagtacctatagtttatttttttcttttcgccagtcccttcgttaacttttcgttaaattatatacacttcagatatcctacatatagtttatcgaatatttactttagtacattttagttttaattttgcgactgatttaacgaaaaaaattagtgaaaggaataacaaaaaaaaatttaaatcacaggattcgaaagtaatacactttaaactatagaatactaaaatgaaaaaaaatgaaaccacagaggtagtgttttaaaatttttattattattattttgttatcttttaaaattattttagtagTTTAGGAGCGTTACGAAAGCAACGAGGAGACTTACACGTGTTTTCCTAACCCCTCCATTATCtccattattattttattatttttattattttattttaaaaattaataaaagaatttgtttataaatatttttttttttttcactttctccaaaaatatatattttatttttttacaaatttaagttGTACACTGAGCTCCCTCTGTGACAATTACGTCATTATTTTGTCTATtgattataatttatactaaaaatattcttaaaattgacaataatataataaaaaattatttttttaaataagtaagaataatttgattatttaacCCTTTCCACTAATGTTataattttctcaaaatatttttgacttcCGATGAGATATAATACACAAATTTTTGAAAGtcgaaaaaaaaagtcaaaaaatgaatatttaagtgacaattttctatattttagttttatttaaaatattttaagtttctATAATAATTGTTCGGCTCGATGAGCTCAAGATCAATCAATTAGTtcaataaacgagccgaatacgagctaaatttttcagctcaaaaTCTTAACGAGTCGAGCAATAACTAGGGTGAACTCGCTCTTGTTCACTTCGACATAACtcgaatatatattataaagaattttaaGCCGactcaaatatttaaaaaaaagctatattttctaaattttagttattagattaagattctaattttctaattttattttaacttttcacCCAGCCGTAAGGCTAATAGTCTAACTTACTGTTGGCGAGCCAGTTTATGTTCCCctcattaataaacgagctaaatacgagctgaattttttcgCTCGATATTTTATCTAGTCAATTTGTGTTCGGCttattaataaatgagccgaatataaattaaatttttcagctcgatattttaacgagtcaATTCGTGTTCGgatcgtttaataaacgaacgaacacgagccggctcaaGCTCACTCATATCCAATCCGTTGACAACCTAATCGCTCTTGCCGTTCACTAGTTTAGAAATGAAAATGGGCCTCATGTGGGCCTACAAAAGGAGAAATTCAGTTATCGGGCCGGCCCATTTGCATTCCTCCCCCTCCAAATGTGTCAGCTCCATGCATAAtaatacaatttaatttttaaaaagaaagagtgcaaagATACCATTTAAATGGTACAATATTCtatcataataatattttatacaaatagtataatatatacacCGTTTgtacaaatatattataatatattatattatttgtgtgtaatatactatattattcgcaatttagtataaaaattatgcaacatttatataaaatgtgcaaatgttgcactatttgcaaaaatattacACTAATAATTGGAAggaaatgttgcactatttgaaaggatgttgcactatttaaccgatatttcattttttcttttttttttattatttgaattcttttctttatatgttACATGAGAATTCTGTTTCCAAGAAAAAGATAGCTGTAATAATAACTTGTCAGTtgtatttttcaataaattaaatgcatgtactttttatgcattttgaaagaATGTTAGTTtggtcttttttaaaaaaaatcggaCCAAATCGGCAAAATCCCAAAAGACGttctacttttgcaaaatctcgaaactagtggattttttatgcaaattggcccttTTTTATGTGAATTTGAAGGTTTTTGTTAATATTCTACATTTGCTGCATCTAATTGTAATGGTTAcactagtgaaatacccgcgcgatgctgcggatttaaaaatttttttaataaattttagctttttatatttttaaataattttataagtctaattattaattaaataaaaattatataaaaataatttaatagttaattttatttaaataaaatttattaaaacgacaacttattttataaagatttatgcgAAAAATGATTTgtgataaatatatcaaaataatttaaaaaaaataaatagaagggAGATAAAATAATGGAAgaatttgtttaataaaattaattatatNAATTCTAGAGAAGTACAGAAAACCTACAAAATTTTATgacaataaatttttataaacattgttcgcgagccggctcgtgttcgggtCGATGAGCTCAAGATCAATCAATTAGTtcaataaacgagccgaatacgagctaaatttttcagctcaaaaTCTTAACGAGTCGAGCAATAACTAGGGTGAACTGGCTCTTGTTCACTTCGACATAACtcgaatatatattataaagaattttaaGCCGgctcaaatattaaaaaaagggaaaacttcaaaaccccccctgtggtttcatcatttattactttagtaccctgtggtttaaagtgtatcaagttagtaccctgtggtttcttactttatcactttagtactctgtggtttaaaatgtatcaagttagtaccctgtggttttgcactttatcactttagtaccctatggttttaattttgtatcaagttagtaccctgtggtttttaaaccacaggatactaaagtgataaagtgtaaaaccacagggtactaacttagtacactttaaaccacagggtactaaagtgataaagtgataaaccacggggtactaatttgatatattttaaaccacagggtactaaagtgataaagtgataaaccacggggtactaatttgatatattttaaaccacagggtactaaagtgaaaaaaaaataaaaacacaaggggggtttttgaagttttcccttaaaaaaaacctatagtttctaaattttagtcattagattaagattctaattttctaattttattttaacttttcacCCAGCCGTAAGGCTAATAGTCTAACTTACTGTTGGCAAGCCAGTTTATGTTCCCctcattaataaacgagctgaattttttcgCTCAATATTTTGTCGAGTCAGTTTGTGTTCGGCttattaataaatgagccgaatataaactgaatttttcagctcgagtCAATTTGTGTTCGgatcgtttaataaacgaacgaacacgagccggctcaaGCTCACTCATATCCAATCCGTTGACAGCCTAACCGCTCTTGCCGTTCACTAGTTTAGAAATGAATATGGGTCTCATGTGGGCCTACGAAGGGAGAAATTCAGTTATCGGGCCGGCCCATTTGCATTCCTCTCCCTCCAAATGTGTTAGCTCGATGTATAATAAtacaatttagttttaaaaaaaaaagagtgcaaaGATACCATCTAAATGGTACAATATTCtatcataataatattttatacaaatagtataatatatacacCGTTTgtacaaatatattataatatattatattatttgtgtgtaatatactatattattcgcaatttagtataaaaattatgcaacatttatataaaatgtgcaaatgttgcactatttgcaaaaatagtacACTAATAATTGGAAggaaatgttgcactatttgaaaggatgttgcactatttaaccgatatttcattttttcttttttttttattatttgaattcttttctttatatgttACATGAGAATTCTGTTTCCAAGAAAAAGATAGCTGTAATAATAACTTGTCAGTtgtatttttcaataaatttaatgcATGTactttttatgcattttgaaagaATGTTAGTTtggtcttttttaaaaaaaatcggaCCAAATCGGCAAAATCCCAAAAGACGttctacttttgcaaaatctcgaaactagtggattttttatgcaaattggccttttttttaatgtgaatttgaaggttttttttaatattctacaTTTGCTGCATCTAATTGTAATGGTTACATGTGCTTTTTAGTATGACCATGTTGGTTACTAACTTTCAATGGTTTATGGttatagggatgcaaacggaatGGATTTGTGTCCCGACTATCAAAATTCTACCTGAATTCATAACAGGTGAACAATAAACCACCTCCCACCAGCGTCTTGAATCCGCCCCATCAACTAatactatttttacaaattataatacttttaacattttataaatataaatcattaaatttttttaacagtaataaataatattatcaaattatatatatataactaataacatcatatataaaaattaaaaatatcaatcacaatttgcaatataatttaaaattttcaaatatatgagAAATGAAAGCACCAACTCATTTGTATTTGGACCATTTtgtgaatatattattttttaagagtattttcttaaaatataaacaattttcGGGACAAGTCATGACTTGGCGGATTCGGAGCGAGTTAAAATTTTTTGGTTTCCTGCCCTGAATCCTTCTTTGAATTATAAAAATCATCTCGTTTTATGCCTCgaattcgtttattttatttcatttactaTCCCATTCcagcggatcggggcgggagctccgccaatccggatccatttgcatccctaccaatttctttttattttattttattttttatttttttattttattttactttttgtggtGGGGTTGGGTTCtcacacagtgttctctttgGCACACTGCAGGAAATTGAATACACAAGAAGATGTTTGCATCTTGTCCCTTTTGTCACACAAGTGTTCTCTCCAGTGAGTTGGAATGGTACCAGTTACCTCTGCATCTTGTggatttgattatgtttttacAACTGTGtaattgattcttttttttctctgtttttttgttgttgttgttgttgttttttttttttttttttttttcctgaatcATATTTAGGCATGCAAATAATCATTTTGTGGAGGATGAGCTTCAAAAAGACAGGGAATTGGCTCAGCAAATTatggtagattttttttttcttgttatgtAGATGATTTATCTACATTCTACGCATTTATCATTGATAATTATTACTTGTTTTTAGTAATTTTGGCTCTTTTTTGATCTTAGAGTCAAGGGGCTATGACCATGTAACTCATAAATTAATCCGAGGAGTTTAGTTTTGTGAATATTGGgctatttggggatttttgtttTGCGAAATTAGGGCTAAAATTTGCTTGCTTTTTACAATTTAGTGTGTTCTACTTAACCATGTTTGGAGATTCATGTTGTGTGTTTTCGCACTAATTTTGATTATTCAAGTATAATGCATTAGTTTGTAGTCCTGTGTATTTCCTTTTAACTCAGTTTGTTTAATCTTTTTATCGCATATCACGCGACATAATTCGAATTTAATCATAGCAGGATGCGTCGGTAGGATACGAGGAATCGTTTGTTGCCGATTTTGGAGGCTCTACTGGAACCTCTACTTCGAGCAGCAGTAACATTTCGCCTTGTTTTTTAGATGAACAGATATCGATTTTGCTCGGATCGCAAGTTCGAAGCTCCTTCCATGAAGTTCCAGGTGGCCTTATGCCGCTGTTGAGAAGCTGCTTGGATTCTGATGGCGAATCCTCGAGAAGTATAATATCAGGCCACGTCGATCATTACCAGAGCGTTGAATCGGAGGATTCTGGTTGGGGTTGCGGATGGAGAAACATACAGATGCTGAGCTCTCATCTGTTGAGGGAGAGACGAGACGCAAATGCCGTTCTTTTCGGTGGTTCGGGTTTCGTTCCAGATATTCCCTCACTTCAGAGGTGGCTTGAGATCGCTTGGGAAAAGGGTTTTGATGTTGTCGGTTCGAATTcgtttcaaaagaaaatatacgGCCACAGGAAATGGATTGGGACTACCGAGTGCTCTACGCTATTCCGTTCTTTCGGGCTCCGAGCAAGGGTTGTAGATTTTGATAGTATAACACCTTCAGAGAGGCAAAATATAGGAAATAGTAGAGGTAAAGGGGTAGCAAAACAGCTATTCGGGCCGATGGATAAGTTTGTGGTGCGTAGCAATGAGTTTTGTGACCATGATTTATCTCGTAGTGATACTAGTGGAATTGGTCATCAGATTCTTGTTGATTGGGTCTGGAACTATTTTATGAGCAAGACATCTATCAAGGTGGGAAGTTCTCGACGTGTTATTATCAGCGAAAAAACGTGAGTTCACGCTGATTTGCTCTTATTTTTGTTTGCTGAATGGTTAATTATACTTCAATCCTTGTAATCTGATTGCAATTTCATTGTTAATCTATTGTCTGAAAAAGATGCCTTTTTAGCATAACCGTTCGAGCTCATTGATATGACATATCTGGAATTTCATGTTAAGAGCAAATTCTAACAGTAATGGTGGATTAACAGTAATACTTACTATTGCTATGTTGAACGGACTTCGGAGATTCAacagttaaaattaaaactccGAGACACAAGTAATCAAGTCAAATTCCGTGGGCGAAATCTGTAGTTAATCCTACAGATATGCCGATGACAATCTGTTCGACCTAAAACTTCATAAGGGTTTTAAATGTGCAGGCCTTTATACTTCCAACATGATGGTCATTCGAGAACCATTGTAGGGATTCAGATGCAGAAGGGAGTTCGTGGATCCCCAGATCGATACTGCCTTCTGGTTTTAGACCCTGCCCATGTAAGTTAACTGTTTTCCCTTTCTCTTCCCTTACATGCATTTCTCGGTATTTAGTTCACATTTCTATGCTGGACAATtccatttttatctttatatgaAGATTGTAGCGGTAATCAAGCTGCGAattccatttttcttttctaagaTTTCCATTTTAAGAAGTTGTATGATTTGTGCGAGTCTAGTTTATGCTAGCTACATATTCGATGCAAAGATTAAGTGAAATGACTGTTGTGCCAAGGCACAGCACGGTGGACCAAAGGGttcaggaaaaaagaaaaagacaaaaatttaggaaaaatgAATCAAAGGATTGGGTTGTGATtcattttggtttgatttttcAATTGTCTGTTCATTTCCAGTTTAatgtactacctatctctctctcaaaaaaaaaaaaaaaaaaaaaaaatcaagtgaagaagcatttgaattttgtttggtttcagTTTTTCACCTGCGGCATGAAGAACAAGAGCTCTGCAGGTAGAGCTAGAAAGTAGTAAATGCACGAAAATATCTACATAGCTATCTCCTATATTGAAAATACAAATAGATAAACCTCGCCACTTTGTCTTTCATGCCATCTTGTTTCTGTTTGGTTTTCTGAAGACCGGATTGTGTGCTTCAGTTAAACACTCTTAGCCGAACCTTCTGGAAATGTATAATGTGAATGTATACACAAGAAATTTGAAACTAAAGTTACTAAACTATATAGTATTCACCTTATTCACTTTTACCTGATTTTGTTCATCAAAAAGATACCACTTAATTCCTAATGGACTATCGTTCATACATAATAAAATGCCttttagaaaaatgaaaatgcaaAAGCATTTATCACTATAATATAATTGGAGTTGAAAGAAAAGTATGTAAGTGCTTTCACTGAACCACTCGATTCGCGCAGAAAACAAAAGTTTTGGAAAGGTCTCTTCAGGACAAAAATGGGTGGCAGAAAATGATTAAACGAGGAGTGCACACGCTGAAAAAGCCCCAATATCAGGTCAAATGCATCTCATAATCTTCACTATCAGTCACCTTTTCTTGCAGTGTATATGACATACTTTATATGGTTGCAGTTATGTTATGTGGATCCTGGGATCGCGCATGCAGAAGAAATGGAGCAGCTTAAGACTATTGACAGCATATTAGTGAGGTTCTAGGAATAGCCGGAGACTTTATGAACTCTCCAAACTTCCTTGAGGTAACACTTTCATAATTTAgagtattaattatttatttctttagtCATATGTttttttgcattatatatagtTGCTATGGGTGCTGGAGTAGAAGTTTTTGATTTTATAAGGTCACGCAGGCAAATTTAGCTGCCGAAATTGCGCACAGACAGATTTTGTAGGTGATTTTTGTATGTTACTTTGTATAATGTTTAAGCTATACTCTAATATGGCTACTTTGTATAATGTTTAAGCTATACTCTAATATGGCTTGGTATGTACATTATGATCTGCATCATTCACGATGCTTTGAATATGAAATTCAAAGTAATCAAGAAATGTTTGACGTCATTAGTCCAGAAAAGCCTTTGTCATTGTCGTCATCATGGAAGCTTTTTCCCCAACAAAATGGAGAGAGGTTGTTAGGCAATGATGGAAGAAGGAACCAATggaattagttaatttttttttgctataaCCGCTTGTTAATTGGGCACAAGCTCTTTGGAAATTGGTGCCAAATCTTTGATTAGCGGGAGATCTATATGATTGAGGACTTATGAGTGAAAACATAATACTAATTGGCAGGTAGAGCAATCTGATACTAAAGTAACTCGAGTTTGAGATAAACTTTCTGTTTCATTATGAGAAGCCTTTTATTGATCGCATTATGTATTGACGTGTAGATCTTAATGAATGGTGTGGATGATAAATTCAGGTATGATGATAGAGTTTTTTTTCCTAAAGCTAGCAGCTTATTGAGAATTATTAATCTATCAGCTATGTGTATAAACATTCGTATCTTACATTCATATGTTTTCTAAGATCTTGACAAAAGATTCCATCAATCATGTTAGCTCTTTTGtcgagggttttttttttttttttcctcttccccTTGCAACTATATTTTTacagaagaaaatgaaaaaaccattttcagaaagaaaaattGCAGTTGAAGAATTGTTCTCCAAAAGGACGAAAATTTTAAGACTTCCGCTCAATTTTCAACAAAATAAGCTATCAGTACGGATTTTCCATATCTTCATTATGATTTCATGTTGCGTATCATGTATACAAACAAGTCCTGCTGTTGCAATGTTGCTCTTGCAACATGTGATATTCATTATCATCTAAATATTCTTCCCTACAAGCTTCTATTCTGAATAGAACTTGGGAAGTTAACGAATTAATCTCTCACCGTGCTTTGCATATGGAATAATTTAGAATAAAGTCCACTTGCTGCGACCAAGGTCGCATGGTTACCCATCTCAACCACCTTCCCTTTATCCATCACCACGATCATGTCCGAATTGATAATTGTGGAAAGTCTATGGGCAACTGTTATTTGGGTCATTTTGCTCACTGGCGCACCTTCTCTTGTTTGTTGTTTAAAGAAGAAAGAATTCATGACCACTCTTTCAGATTCTCCATCCAATGCACTAGTCGCTTCGTCTAGCAGCAATATAGAAGGCCTCTTCAATAGCGTCCTGGCGATGGCTATTCTTTGCTTTTGTCCTCCAGAGAGTTGGCATCCCTTCTCGCCCACCACTGTGTCATAACCATTCGGCAAACTACTTATAAATTCATGAATGTTCGCCTCTCTCGAGGCTTCGACTATTTCTGCTTCCGAAGCAGTCTCATTCCCGTAAATGATATTGTCCCTCATCGAGGAACTAAAAAGGATCGGTTCTTGCTGGACGATTCCTATCTGCTTCCTTAACCATCTAAGATTGTATTTCTTTATGTCTTTCCTGTCAATCAAAATGATTCCCTTACAAGGATCATAAAATCTTAACAGAAGAGCCAGAATGGAAGACTTCCCTGCTCCACTGGGGCCAACAAGGGCCACCTTTTTTCCTTCTTCGATAGCTAGAGTGAAACTGTCTAGTATAACCACTGTCGGCCTTGACGGATAGCTGAAAGTAACCgctttgaatttgatttttccTAAAATCTTCTCTAGGTTCACAGTTTTGGGTACATCTGGCACGATTTTTGTTTCCCGATCTAGTATTTGGAATGCTGGGGTCAGTATGCTGATGGCGGAGATTACTGTAGGAATTAAAGTCCACAACTCTGTGATTGAGGGGACTGTCAGTGAAAATATCTGATATGATCGAATTCCATCTTCAAAGGTTGCTTGTTGTTTATCGACCAACACTGTAGTATACCACAAAGCTACAGCATGTGCGATGTTCCACAAGCAAAGTGATATCCCTTGAATTATTCCGTACTTGATGCTCTCTATCCTAGTAATCCTCATTGGTTCTTTTAATGAGTGCTTAGCTTTCTTGAGTATATGATCTTCATGGACGAAGGATGCGACTGTTCTGATGTTGCTTGCAGCTTCTGATGCGAGTGACACGAGTTCTTGGTGGGCGATAGCAGTGTCACCTGAGAAGCCTTTGGCTGATTTAGCTTGTATAAGACCACCGATGAAGTGGCACGGCATAACTGCCCATGCTACTAGACCCATCCTCCAGTTAACGACCATACTTACGACAGTTGCTATTAGAATAGATGAGACGCATTGGACGATCACAGACATTTTGTCGGATATAATGGTCTTGATCATGGATGTTTCACTGACGATATGTGAGGTAAGACAGCCCACACTATTCTCGGATTTTTCAAACCAACCCACTTCATTTCGAAGAATCACTGCAATAGGTAGAGCAAACCCGGTAGCATTTTTGCTTTTTCCAATTGTTGTCGACAAATGTTATCTACATAAAGGAATTGGTATTTGACTATTTGTTAAAGGTTAGATGTCATACCTGAAAAGAGAGCCTCCCTTAGGTTCTTCATGGCTTTTTCTCCAACTAGACCGTAAAGATAGTGCTGTATAATGTGACTAACTAGTGTTAGAAATCCAACTATGAAGAATATTATGGAATACTTCTCCACTCTCTTCCTTGCGTCTTGCTTGTAATATGCCACTCCAATTGTCATGAT harbors:
- the LOC109728656 gene encoding zinc finger with UFM1-specific peptidase domain protein isoform X5; amino-acid sequence: MDASVGYEESFVADFGGSTGTSTSSSSNISPCFLDEQISILLGSQVRSSFHEVPGGLMPLLRSCLDSDGESSRSIISGHVDHYQSVESEDSGWGCGWRNIQMLSSHLLRERRDANAVLFGGSGFVPDIPSLQRWLEIAWEKGFDVVGSNSFQKKIYGHRKWIGTTECSTLFRSFGLRARVVDFDSITPSERQNIGNSRGKGVAKQLFGPMDKFVVRSNEFCDHDLSRSDTSGIGHQILVDWVWNYFMSKTSIKVGSSRRVIISEKTPLYFQHDGHSRTIVGIQMQKGVRGSPDRYCLLVLDPAHKTKVLERSLQDKNGWQKMIKRGVHTLKKPQYQLCYVDPGIAHAEEMEQLKTIDSILVRF
- the LOC109728656 gene encoding zinc finger with UFM1-specific peptidase domain protein isoform X1, with the translated sequence MFASCPFCHTSVLSSELEWHANNHFVEDELQKDRELAQQIMQDASVGYEESFVADFGGSTGTSTSSSSNISPCFLDEQISILLGSQVRSSFHEVPGGLMPLLRSCLDSDGESSRSIISGHVDHYQSVESEDSGWGCGWRNIQMLSSHLLRERRDANAVLFGGSGFVPDIPSLQRWLEIAWEKGFDVVGSNSFQKKIYGHRKWIGTTECSTLFRSFGLRARVVDFDSITPSERQNIGNSRGKGVAKQLFGPMDKFVVRSNEFCDHDLSRSDTSGIGHQILVDWVWNYFMSKTSIKVGSSRRVIISEKTPLYFQHDGHSRTIVGIQMQKGVRGSPDRYCLLVLDPAHKTKVLERSLQDKNGWQKMIKRGVHTLKKPQYQLCYVDPGIAHAEEMEQLKTIDSILVRF
- the LOC109728656 gene encoding zinc finger with UFM1-specific peptidase domain protein isoform X3; translated protein: MQDASVGYEESFVADFGGSTGTSTSSSSNISPCFLDEQISILLGSQVRSSFHEVPGGLMPLLRSCLDSDGESSRSIISGHVDHYQSVESEDSGWGCGWRNIQMLSSHLLRERRDANAVLFGGSGFVPDIPSLQRWLEIAWEKGFDVVGSNSFQKKIYGHRKWIGTTECSTLFRSFGLRARVVDFDSITPSERQNIGNSRGKGVAKQLFGPMDKFVVRSNEFCDHDLSRSDTSGIGHQILVDWVWNYFMSKTSIKVGSSRRVIISEKTPLYFQHDGHSRTIVGIQMQKGVRGSPDRYCLLVLDPAHKTKVLERSLQDKNGWQKMIKRGVHTLKKPQYQLCYVDPGIAHAEEMEQLKTIDSILVRF
- the LOC109728656 gene encoding zinc finger with UFM1-specific peptidase domain protein isoform X2 — protein: MFASCPFCHTSVLSSELEWHANNHFVEDELQKDRELAQQIMDASVGYEESFVADFGGSTGTSTSSSSNISPCFLDEQISILLGSQVRSSFHEVPGGLMPLLRSCLDSDGESSRSIISGHVDHYQSVESEDSGWGCGWRNIQMLSSHLLRERRDANAVLFGGSGFVPDIPSLQRWLEIAWEKGFDVVGSNSFQKKIYGHRKWIGTTECSTLFRSFGLRARVVDFDSITPSERQNIGNSRGKGVAKQLFGPMDKFVVRSNEFCDHDLSRSDTSGIGHQILVDWVWNYFMSKTSIKVGSSRRVIISEKTPLYFQHDGHSRTIVGIQMQKGVRGSPDRYCLLVLDPAHKTKVLERSLQDKNGWQKMIKRGVHTLKKPQYQLCYVDPGIAHAEEMEQLKTIDSILVRF
- the LOC109728656 gene encoding zinc finger with UFM1-specific peptidase domain protein isoform X4; translated protein: MDASVGYEESFVADFGGSTGTSTSSSSNISPCFLDEQISILLGSQVRSSFHEVPGGLMPLLRSCLDSDGESSRSIISGHVDHYQSVESEDSGWGCGWRNIQMLSSHLLRERRDANAVLFGGSGFVPDIPSLQRWLEIAWEKGFDVVGSNSFQKKIYGHRKWIGTTECSTLFRSFGLRARVVDFDSITPSERQNIGNSRGKGVAKQLFGPMDKFVVRSNEFCDHDLSRSDTSGIGHQILVDWVWNYFMSKTSIKVGSSRRVIISEKTPLYFQHDGHSRTIVGIQMQKGVRGSPDRYCLLVLDPAHKTKVLERSLQDKNGWQKMIKRGVHTLKKPQYQLCYVDPGIAHAEEMEQLKTIDSILVRF